DNA from Thermoleophilum album:
ATCGGAATCATCGCCGCGCAGTCGATCGGTGAGCCTGGTACGCAGCTCACGCTGCGCACCTTCCACACCGGTGGTGTGGCCGGTGCCGACATCACGCAGGGTCTACCCCGCGTCGTCGAGCTGTTCGAGGCGCGCAAGCCCAAGGGCATGGCCGAAGTCGCGAAGGTCGACGGAACCGTCACGATCGAGGAAACCGAGCGCGGTCTGCGGCTGACGGTGACCGACACCAAGGGCAACGAGCACTCGTACACCTTCCCGCAGCGCACGCGCCTGCTCGTGGAGGACGGCGCGAAGGTGCGGCGGGGCCAGCCGCTAACCGAGGGCTCGATCAACCCGCACGACCTGCTCGAAACCCAGGGCCGTACAGCGGCAGAGCTGTACCTCGTGGAGGAGGTGCAGAACGTCTACCGCTCGCAGGGCGTCGACATCAACGACAAGCACATCGAGGTCATCGTCCGGCAGATGATGAAGAAGGTTCGGATCGAGCAGAAGGGTGACTCGAACTACCTGCCGGGCCAGTTCGTGGATCGCCTGGAAGTGCTCGAAGAGAACGAACGGTTGCGTGCCGAAGGGCGGGAGCCCGCCGAGTTCGAGGAAGTCATCCTCGGAATCACCAAGGCCTCGCTCGCGACCGAGTCCTGGCTGTCAGCGGCCTCCTTCCAGGAGACCACCAAGGTTCTGACAGATGCGGCCCTCGAGGGCAAGGTCGACCGCCTACAAGGTCTCAAGGAGAACGTCATCATCGGCAAGTTGATCCCCGCTGCCACTGGACTCCGCCGCTACCGGCGCCTGGAGGTCGAGCCGGCGGAGCCCGTCCGTCGCGCGGAAGACGAGTTCGGTTTGCTCGAAGACAGCGACCTAGCAGCGGAGCTCGGCTTGACCGACGGGGAGATCGAAGGATTTGGTCTCGGCAACGGTGACGAGCAGGTCACCTTCGGTGAGGAGATCGCAGATCTCGGCGGCCAGGGCGACGACGACTCGTCTTAACTGCTCGCGAGAGAGCGGGCCCACGACAGCAAGCGCGCCGCGTGGTCGCGCGTAAGGCCGCGCGAGGGCTCGGTTTCGACGAGCAAGGTTGGCGCGCCTCGCCGACGCGCCCACTGGTGGCACGACTCGTCGAGATTGTCATCGATCCATGCCAGCGGTCTGGAGCCCGCGAAGCGCTCGATCGCAGGCAGTTTCCAGTGTGCACCCCCCGGTTTTGGAGTCCCGTCGAAACGAACGACCGGCAGCTCCGGCCAAGGCAGCCCGAGCAATCGTGGCAAGTAGTCGTTTGCGCGCTCTTCCCAGCCCGTGGCCCACACCAGCTCGAAAGCTCCAGCGAGCCGCACGAGCTCGCGTCCGGCGGCCAGTGACAGGCAGTGGGGAACCCCATCAACGTATGCCCATTCGACCGCTGCGGGAACGTCGCTGTCGAAACCGAAGAGGCTGATCACGCCATCGACGTCGACAAACAGGAGTGGTCGCATTGCGGCCTCTCATTAGCAGCTCTCCGCGATCAGCGGATTTACGAGTTTGTGGCAGCAGGGTTTACGCGCGTGCAAGCGGAACCGATAGGTCGTAGGGCGACGGACACCGGTTTCGAGGCTCGAAACGAGGGCGATGGAGCTCAAACTGCAACTAGGACTTCTTCTCGCGCTTGCCTGCGCCGTAGCGACCAACGTCGCGTTCCTGCTCAAGCACCGGGGCGCGATGCAGGCCCCGCCCGTCTCCTTCAAACACCCGCTGCAGAGCGCCGTCGGACTGTTTCGGTCGCGATGGTTCGCGCTCGGGATGGCGGTCGCCTGTGGTGCGTGGTTGCTGCACGTCGCTGCGCTCGCGCTCGCGCCACTGTCGCTTGTCCAGGCGGTGCTGGCGGGAGGCGTTGCGCTCATCGCTGTGCTCGCCGAGCGCGGCTTCGGGCACAGCGTGGGGCGTCGCCAGTGGCTCGGGGTAGGTCTCACGGCGAGCGGCTTGATGCTGTTGGCCGTGACCAACCCGGGGGGTGGCAGCGGTAACGGCTATTCGGCAGCAGCGATGGCGTTGTTCGAGGGCACGCTGCTGTCGATTGGTCTGGCGTTGGCCTTGAGTCCGGGATTCCGGCGCCATCCCCGCGGAGGGGTCGTGCTCGGCCTCTCTGCAGGGGTGCTCTTCGGCGTTTCCGATGTCGCGCTCAAGGCGCTTGCGACCGCGCTGCCCGCGGCTGGTCCCGTTGCCCTCGTCTCGCCCTGGGCTGTGAGCGCGTTGGCGGCGTCAATCGCGGGCTTCTACGCCTCAGCCCGGGGACTGCAGGTCGGCGACGCCGTCGGCGTCATCACCGTGACCAGCGCTTCCGCGAACGTGACCGCAATCGCCGGCGGTCTCCTCGTCTTTGCCGAGCCCTTGCCTTCGGATCCGCTTACGCTCGTTGTCCAGGTGGCCGCCTTCATCGCAATCGTCACGGCGGCAACCCTGCTACCTGCCCCGGTCAGGGCAGCTCAAGCGCGGGCCGGCGCTTAACGATCGGATCGCAGGCACGCCAAGCGCGATCGCCGGCGCACTGAACGGCTCGCTCGGCCGACCACTGCTACTATCAGCCGCCGCATGCCGACGATCAATCAGCTAGTACGCAAGGGCCGCGAGCGTAAGCGCGAGAAGGTCGCGACCCCGGGTCTCAAGTCGGGAAGCGGGACGCGGAATCGCGTCGCTGCACCGCAGCGCCGCGGCGTTTGCACGCGTGTTTACACGGTCACGCCAAAGAAGCCGAACTCGGCGCTGAGGAAGGTAGCCCGGGTGCGTCTTACCAACGGCATGGAAGTGACCGCCTATATCCCCGGCGAAGGTCACAACCTGCAGGAGCACTCGGTAGTTCTGGTGCGTGGTGGGCGTGTCAAGGACCTTCCGGGGGTGCGCTACAAGATCATCCGCGGCACCCTCGATGCGGCCGGCGTCTCTGATCGCAAGAAGGCACGCTCGCGCTACGGGGTCAAAGCCAAGTAATGCCCCGCCGCGCCTCGCCGCCGCCGCGTCCGATTGAGCCCGACCCGGTCTACGGGTCGCGGTTGGTTCAGCAGTTGATCAACAAGGTGATGCGCGACGGCAAGAAGTCGCTCGCGGAGCGGATCGTCTATCAGGCCCTCGATCTAGCCGCCAAGCGCTCTGGTCAGGAGCCCGTCGAGGCGCTTGAGAAAGCGATCAAGGAGCTCACGCCGGTTCTGGAGGTGCGCTCGCGTCG
Protein-coding regions in this window:
- a CDS encoding HAD domain-containing protein → MRPLLFVDVDGVISLFGFDSDVPAAVEWAYVDGVPHCLSLAAGRELVRLAGAFELVWATGWEERANDYLPRLLGLPWPELPVVRFDGTPKPGGAHWKLPAIERFAGSRPLAWIDDNLDESCHQWARRRGAPTLLVETEPSRGLTRDHAARLLSWARSLASS
- the rpsL gene encoding 30S ribosomal protein S12, whose protein sequence is MPTINQLVRKGRERKREKVATPGLKSGSGTRNRVAAPQRRGVCTRVYTVTPKKPNSALRKVARVRLTNGMEVTAYIPGEGHNLQEHSVVLVRGGRVKDLPGVRYKIIRGTLDAAGVSDRKKARSRYGVKAK
- the rpsG gene encoding 30S ribosomal protein S7 — its product is MPRRASPPPRPIEPDPVYGSRLVQQLINKVMRDGKKSLAERIVYQALDLAAKRSGQEPVEALEKAIKELTPVLEVRSRRVGGATYQVPVEVPARRGRTLAIRWLVQFARQRREKSMVERLANEILDAQQQQGGAYKRKDDIFRMAQANKAFAHYRW